The genomic region ATCTGGATAGGAGATTATGTACTTGCGGGTTACGGGACCGGGGCGGTTATGGCTGTTCCTTGCGGTGACCAGCGTGACCATGATTTCGCGAGACATTTCGATCTTCCAATTCCTAATATTTTTGAAAATATAGATGTTTCCCAGGAAGCTTATGCAGGGAAAGAAGGTACGGTGATCGCGAATTCAGATTTCCTTAGCGGACTTGAATATAAAGAGGCATTAAATAAAGTAATTCTTGAATTGGAGAAAACAGGTCAGGGTTACGGAAAGACGAATTACAGGCTTAGAGACGCGGTGTTCAGTCGTCAGAGATACTGGGGAGAACCATTCCCTGTTTATTATGTGAACGGTTTGCCGAAAATGATCAATCGGGAGCATCTTCCTTTAAGATTGCCTGAAGTTGAAAAATATCTCCCAACCGAAACCGGTGAGCCACCGTTAGGAAATGCCACCGATTGGGCCTGGGATACTAAGAATAATAAAGTGGTTTCCAATTCTGAAATAGACGACGAAACTGTTTTTCCTTTAGAATTGAATACAATGCCGGGATGGGCAGGAAGCAGCTGGTATCTTTTCAGATATATGGACGCTGGGAATCCTGATCGTTTTGTTTCGGAAGAAGCTCAGAAGTACTGGGAAAATGTAGATCTATATATTGGAGGTAGCGAGCACGCTACTGGTCACTTGTTATATTCAAGGTTCTGGACTAAATTCTTACACGATCTTGGATGGCTTACGGTTGAAGAGCCCTTCAAAAAACTGATCAACCAGGGAATGATCCTTGGAACCAGTGCTTTCGTTTATAGATTGGAGGGAGAGAATGTATTTGTTTCCAAGAACCAGATCAAAGGCAATAGTGTGCAGCCAATTCATGCAGATGTTTCTTTGGTAAACGCTTCAGATGAGTTGGATATTGAAGGCTTTAAAAAATGGCGTCCGGAATTTGCTGACGCTAAATTCCTTACCGAAGATGGAAAATACATCGTAGGTAGAGAAGTGGAGAAAATGTCCAAGTCCAAGTACAATGTGGTTAACCCAGATGAGATCTGTAAAGATTACGGGGCAGATACCTTAAGAATGTATGAAATGTTCCTTGGGCCGCTGGATCAGGCGAAACCGTGGAATACTGCCGGGATAACGGGAGTACACAACTTCCTAAAAAAACTCTGGAAGCTATACCATGATGGAGAGGAGTTCTCTGTTTCAGATGAAAAACCTTCAGCAGATTCATTAAAGACCCTGCATAAGACCATCAAAAAAGTAACGGAAGATATTGAGGAGTTCAGCTTTAATACTTCCGTATCAACTTTTATGATCTGCGTGAACGAGCTAACTGCGCAAAAGTGCAATAGCCGTGAAATCCTTGAGCCTTTAGCAGTGCTAATTGCTCCTTATGCTCCTCATATCGCCGAAGAGCTTTGGGAAAAGCTAGGGAATTCAGAGTCTGTCACCACTGCAAAATATCCTGAATTCGAAGAGAAGTATTTAGTGGAAAGCAAAAAGAACTATCCGGTTTCTTTCAATGGAAAAATGAGGTTTACGATGGAACTTCCTGTAGATATGGGTAAGGATGAAATTGAGAAAAATGTTCTGGAAGACGAAAGAACAAAAAATCAATTAGACGGATTAACCCCTAAAAAAGTAATAGTGGTTCCGGGTAAAATTGTAAATATTGTAATTTAACCCCCTTAAAAATATAAAATAGGGGTGTCAAATGTTATTTTTTATATTTGACACCCCTATCTTTATTTTCTTTACTATTTTTCGGAATCTAAAACTTCTACTATGAAAATTGGGATTCCAAAAGAGATCAAAAACAATGAAAACAGGGTGGGGATGACTCCCGCCGGAGTACTTGAACTTTCTAAATTAGGTCATGAGGTTCTGGTTCAATCTACCGCTGGCGATTGCAGTGGTTTTGATGATAAAGATTATCACGCTGCAGGTGCAACCATTTTGCCGTCTATAGACCGGGTTTATCAGCAAAGTGATATGATCGTAAAGGTGAAAGAGCCTATTGAACAGGAGTATGATCTCATTAAAGAAGATCAGATCGTTTTTACCTATTTTCACTTCGCTTCCAACCAAAATCTTACTGAAGCAATGATAAATAGTAAGTCTATTTGCATTGCTTATGAAACTGTAGAAGATGATGACGGTACCCTGCCTTTATTGACGCCTATGAGTGAAGTCGCGGGGAGAATGGCTATACAGCAGGGAGCTAAATATCTGGAAAAGCCCGTTAAAGGTAAAGGTCTTTTATTAGGTGGAGTTCCTGGAGTACCTCCCGGTAAAGTACTTGTATTGGGTGCAGGTACAGTCGGGATCCAGGCAGCTAAAATGGCTGCAGGTCTTGGAGCTCAGGTGACCGTTCTCGATGTGAACATGAACAAATTACGTCACGTGAACGATATCATGCCCAGTCATGTGGTAACTGAATTTTCTAATGAATATAATATAAGAAAGCATCTTCAAACCACAGATCTTGTGGTGGGAGGAATACTCATAACCGGTGCAAAAGCTCCAAAGCTTATTACTCGCGATATGCTTAAATTGATGCAGCCCGGGGCGGTGATCGTGGATGTTGCTGTAGATCAGGGTGGTTGTGTAGAAACTACGAGGCCTACTACGCACGAAGATCCGGCTTACATTATAGATGACGTGGTACATTATTGTGTGGCCAATATGCCGGGAGCAGTGCCTTATACTTCAACCCTGGCTCTCACTAATGTGACTTTGCCTTATGTGTTGAAGCTGGCGGAAAATGGCTGGGAAAAGGCTTGTGAAAATGACAGGTCTCTTGCCAAAGGTTTGAATATTATTAACGGGAAAGTGGTCTTTGAGCCAATTCTGGAGGCTTTCGACTGGAATAAATCCTTTGCCTAACCTAAATACAGATCTACGAGGCCTTCGGGGGTAATTACTCTTACGGTTCTATTTTTCTTATCCACCTTTTCTATGAATTCATCATTCATGGGGATAAGGATCTGTTTGCCGTCTTTTTCAATTTCGAATAATGCCTGTGAGGTGGTATCGTTGATGGAAACGATCTTGCCGATATTTCCGTGTTCGGCATCAACCACGTCGAAACCAATAATTTCGTGGAAGTAGAATTTGTCTTCTGGTAATTCCGGAAGCATGCTAAGTGGGAGATAGACTTGAGTGCCTATCATATCTTCGGCATCATCCTCGGTGTCTAAATCTTCAAATTTCACCCTGAGCAGGGTGCTTTTGTGCAGGTAGGAGCGTTCAATAAAAAATGGAACCAGATTATCGTTGTATTCAACGAGAACTGATTCCATTTCTGTGTAAGTTTCAGGCTCATCGGTGTCAAGTTTTATGAGCACCTCGCCTTTAAAGCTAAATTTTGCAACGATTTTTCCCAGGTAGAAGCATTCTTCCTTTGTCATTGCAGTTTGCTGTTTAAGCGTCTTTTTTGTCTTCAGTTTTAGCTTCTTCTGCAGTTGCAGCTTCCACTTCTTCTTCAGCTTTTTCAACGGTAGCTTCATCTGTAGCCTCTGCAGTTGCAGCAGCTTCAGCTTCAGCAGCAGCTTTTGCCTCAGCCTCTTCAGCTTCTTTGAATTCAGCTTCACGCTTAGCGTTAGCTTCTTTCTCAGCCTCTAGTGCTTTAGCTTTTTCAGCTTCCTGAGCTTTGCTCAAAGATTCTTTTTTAGCTCCGATCTTTCCTTCTTTTTCTTCTAACCATGCTTTGAATTTCTCCTCAGCCTGCTCTTCAGTTAAAGCTCCTTTTTTCACACCTACTGCTAAGTGTTTCTTAAGTAAAGCTCCTTTGTAAGAAAGGATAGCACGAGCGGTATCTGTTGGTTGAGCACCATTTTCTAACCACTTAACAGCTCCGTCTACATCTAATTCGATAGTAGCAGGATTCGTGTTAGGGTTATAGATTCCCAATTTATCCAAAAATTTACCGTCTCTTTTTGCGCGGGTATCCGCAGCAACAATCCAGAAAAAAGGTTTTCCTTTTTTACCGTGTCTTTGTAATCTTATTTTTACTGGCATAAAAATTAAATTTTGGGGTTCTCGACCCCGGTTATTAATAAGTGCGCAAAGATACTACATTTTTCTAATTTTCAAGTCTTTCTGATTAGATTTTATAAATCCTCCATAAAACGGGAATGGCTCTTCGATTTTTTGAATTTAGGAAGAATTTTAGTTAAAAAATAGCCTTGCTGTTAAAAGAGGTTAATTAGTGCTAAACCCTGTTAAAGAGGTTGTTGGGGAGGTTCTCTGACCTTATCTTTACTCGAAAGAAAAACAGAAAAAATTAAAGCTATGAGTTATTCAAGTGAAGTTTCTAAGAAACTAAATGAATTGTTAGAGAAGAATTATGATGCTGAAAAAGGATACAAATTGGCAGCTGAAAAAGTTAAAGATGAGCGTTTGAAGAATTTCTTTTCAGAACGTGCACAGGAAAGATATGATTTTGGACATGAATTGAAGTCTGAGATCAGAAATTTCGGTGAGAATCCAGATAAAGGAACTAGCATTAAAGGTGATGTACACAGATCCTGGATGAACCTGAAGACAAGTCTTTCTAATGATAAGGATGAGGCAGTTCTGGAAGAAGCTGTTAGAGGAGAAAAAGCTGCCGTTGAAGAATATGAAGCCATTCTTAAAGAGTCTGATATTCCTGCATCTACAGGTAATATCTTAATGAAGCAAAAAAATGCGATCGTAGCATCGCTTAATGAAGTAAAGACACTGGAGAAACAGGCTTAGTAATGCTACTATTTAAAGTCTTTCGGGAAAATCACCCCAATGACACGATACTGAAGGATTGTAAACCCAAAGATGCGAGCAATGTTTGATTGAAGTAGTAGTAGTTTTTAGTGTTCGTATCAGGCCTCACAAATCAACTGAATTTTCGGTTTTTTGTGAGGCTTTTTTTATGGTTGATAATTCCTGAAAACTTAGTTTTTATTTCAGGGATAAAGTTCCTTATTTTAGCCCGGATGGTTTAATTTTGCGAACCACTAATTATTCTTCATAAAGGCATAAAATACTAAGGAATGTACCTCATTTTTGATACCGAAACCACCGGTCTTCCCAAGCGCTGGGATGCCCCTTTAACCGATTCAGACAACTGGCCTCGATGTATACAGATTGCCTGGCAGTTGCATGATGAGATGGGGAACCTGATCGAAAATCAGGATTACCTTGTTCAACCCGAAGGTTTCGATATTCCTTATGATTCTGAGCGTATTCATGGTATTTCCACTGATCTCGCAAAAGAACAGGGGATTCCACTGGATGAAGTTCTTGAAAAATTTAATGAGGCCTTAAAAAGATCTAAGTTCGTAGTAGGACAGAATGTTGGATTCGACCTAAATATCATGGGGGCCGAATTCATAAGAAGGGATTTTGAAAACTCTCTACAGGAAATGCCTGTTCTGGATACCTGTACCGAAAAAACGGCCGAGCTTTGTAAGATTCCCGGGGGAAGGGGAGGAAAGTTCAAGCTGCCTACACTTACTGAATTACACGAATTTCTATTTGACGAGGCTTTCGCGGAAGCGCACAATGCAACTGCCGATGTGGAAGCAACCACGCGTTGTTTTCTGGAGTTAATCCGTCAGAGAATATATACTGTGGAGGAGCTTGATGTTCCTTCAGATTATTTTGAAAACTTTTCCGAAGAGAATCCGCAAAGGATAGAATTGATAGGACTGAAGCATATTAATCTTAAAAAGGCTTCAGATAAGATAAGAAAGAGGCTGGAAAAACAACAGCCTACAGACGATATTTCTCATGAAGAGATCCAGGAAAACCTGGAGATGCTGGATGAGGTTCCTT from Gramella sp. MT6 harbors:
- a CDS encoding PA2169 family four-helix-bundle protein; amino-acid sequence: MSYSSEVSKKLNELLEKNYDAEKGYKLAAEKVKDERLKNFFSERAQERYDFGHELKSEIRNFGENPDKGTSIKGDVHRSWMNLKTSLSNDKDEAVLEEAVRGEKAAVEEYEAILKESDIPASTGNILMKQKNAIVASLNEVKTLEKQA
- the ald gene encoding alanine dehydrogenase, yielding MKIGIPKEIKNNENRVGMTPAGVLELSKLGHEVLVQSTAGDCSGFDDKDYHAAGATILPSIDRVYQQSDMIVKVKEPIEQEYDLIKEDQIVFTYFHFASNQNLTEAMINSKSICIAYETVEDDDGTLPLLTPMSEVAGRMAIQQGAKYLEKPVKGKGLLLGGVPGVPPGKVLVLGAGTVGIQAAKMAAGLGAQVTVLDVNMNKLRHVNDIMPSHVVTEFSNEYNIRKHLQTTDLVVGGILITGAKAPKLITRDMLKLMQPGAVIVDVAVDQGGCVETTRPTTHEDPAYIIDDVVHYCVANMPGAVPYTSTLALTNVTLPYVLKLAENGWEKACENDRSLAKGLNIINGKVVFEPILEAFDWNKSFA
- the rimM gene encoding ribosome maturation factor RimM (Essential for efficient processing of 16S rRNA); translated protein: MTKEECFYLGKIVAKFSFKGEVLIKLDTDEPETYTEMESVLVEYNDNLVPFFIERSYLHKSTLLRVKFEDLDTEDDAEDMIGTQVYLPLSMLPELPEDKFYFHEIIGFDVVDAEHGNIGKIVSINDTTSQALFEIEKDGKQILIPMNDEFIEKVDKKNRTVRVITPEGLVDLYLG
- a CDS encoding 30S ribosomal protein S16, with protein sequence MPVKIRLQRHGKKGKPFFWIVAADTRAKRDGKFLDKLGIYNPNTNPATIELDVDGAVKWLENGAQPTDTARAILSYKGALLKKHLAVGVKKGALTEEQAEEKFKAWLEEKEGKIGAKKESLSKAQEAEKAKALEAEKEANAKREAEFKEAEEAEAKAAAEAEAAATAEATDEATVEKAEEEVEAATAEEAKTEDKKDA
- the leuS gene encoding leucine--tRNA ligase, whose amino-acid sequence is MSYHFNKIEEKWQKYWAENQTFKASNHSDKPKYYVLDMFPYPSGAGLHVGHPLGYIASDIYARFKRHKGFNVLHPQGYDSFGLPAEQYAIQTGQHPAVTTENNIARYREQLDKIGFSLDWSREVRTSEPDYYKWTQWIFIQLFESWYDQEVEKSRPISELDEIFASEGNSRVNAACDDNVEEFSAEEWNKYSADEKEQILLKYRLTYLAEAEVNWCPQLGTVLANDEIVNGVSERGGYPVIRKKMTQWSMRISAFAERLLQDLNKIDWTESLKESQRNWIGKSVGAHVDFKIKDTDHKVGVFTTRPDTIFGVSFMTLAPEHDLVKEITTEAHREEVEAYIEASAKRSERERMADVKSITGVFTGAYAEHPFTGETIPIWIGDYVLAGYGTGAVMAVPCGDQRDHDFARHFDLPIPNIFENIDVSQEAYAGKEGTVIANSDFLSGLEYKEALNKVILELEKTGQGYGKTNYRLRDAVFSRQRYWGEPFPVYYVNGLPKMINREHLPLRLPEVEKYLPTETGEPPLGNATDWAWDTKNNKVVSNSEIDDETVFPLELNTMPGWAGSSWYLFRYMDAGNPDRFVSEEAQKYWENVDLYIGGSEHATGHLLYSRFWTKFLHDLGWLTVEEPFKKLINQGMILGTSAFVYRLEGENVFVSKNQIKGNSVQPIHADVSLVNASDELDIEGFKKWRPEFADAKFLTEDGKYIVGREVEKMSKSKYNVVNPDEICKDYGADTLRMYEMFLGPLDQAKPWNTAGITGVHNFLKKLWKLYHDGEEFSVSDEKPSADSLKTLHKTIKKVTEDIEEFSFNTSVSTFMICVNELTAQKCNSREILEPLAVLIAPYAPHIAEELWEKLGNSESVTTAKYPEFEEKYLVESKKNYPVSFNGKMRFTMELPVDMGKDEIEKNVLEDERTKNQLDGLTPKKVIVVPGKIVNIVI